Proteins found in one Serinicoccus marinus DSM 15273 genomic segment:
- a CDS encoding NADP-dependent oxidoreductase, which produces MRAASYETFGGADVLTVGERPDPPVGPDTVLVRAHATSVNPVDWKIREGYLQGAYPHHLPIVPGWDVAGVVEAVGPAVRTGLQVGDRVWGYVRRDDVSHGTAAELVPAPERTVSRMPEDLSFEEAAAMPLAGLTAYQVLTEALQVQAGDRVLVHAASGGVGHLAVQIAAALGAEVIGTASPAHHDLVRGLGASKVLDHHAGPVSEQLAEPVDAVLDLVGGDALADAAAQVKDPARVASVIDAAAVSELGGKYVFVRPDRDHLDALAALVDAGSLRVNVARTFELADIAEAHRLSEQGSPGGKIVVTI; this is translated from the coding sequence ATGCGTGCAGCGAGCTACGAGACCTTCGGCGGAGCCGACGTCCTGACCGTGGGCGAGCGGCCCGACCCGCCGGTCGGGCCGGACACCGTGCTGGTCCGCGCCCACGCCACCAGCGTCAACCCGGTCGACTGGAAGATCCGGGAGGGCTACCTGCAGGGCGCCTACCCGCACCACCTGCCGATCGTCCCCGGCTGGGACGTCGCCGGGGTGGTCGAGGCGGTTGGCCCCGCCGTCCGCACCGGGCTGCAGGTCGGCGACCGGGTCTGGGGCTACGTCCGCCGTGACGACGTCTCCCACGGTACGGCCGCCGAGCTCGTCCCCGCCCCGGAGCGCACGGTGTCGCGTATGCCGGAGGACCTGTCCTTCGAGGAGGCCGCCGCGATGCCGCTGGCCGGACTCACGGCATACCAGGTGCTGACCGAGGCGCTGCAGGTCCAGGCCGGCGACCGGGTGCTCGTGCACGCGGCCTCCGGTGGCGTCGGCCATCTCGCGGTCCAGATCGCGGCCGCGCTCGGCGCCGAGGTGATCGGCACCGCCTCGCCCGCGCACCACGACCTGGTCCGCGGTCTCGGCGCCTCCAAGGTCCTCGACCACCACGCCGGGCCGGTCAGCGAGCAGCTCGCCGAGCCCGTCGACGCCGTCCTCGACCTCGTCGGCGGGGACGCGCTCGCGGACGCGGCGGCGCAGGTCAAGGACCCAGCGCGGGTGGCGTCGGTGATAGACGCCGCCGCTGTGAGCGAGCTCGGCGGGAAGTACGTCTTCGTGCGGCCGGACCGTGACCACCTCGACGCGCTCGCCGCCCTGGTCGACGCGGGCTCGCTGCGGGTCAACGTGGCGCGCACCTTCGAGCTGGCTGACATCGCCGAGGCGCACCGTCTCTCCGAGCAGGGCAGTCCCGGCGGCAAGATCGTCGTGACGATCTGA
- a CDS encoding MFS transporter — protein MGRWRCSTCSRTSSFLPHVVTPEQLPDANARITATQSAVGIGGSGLGGALVQAVTAPVAVLVNAATHLVSALLLRRVRLAEPEVEPSEGGTLAQAKEGLVTMLRHRVVRALAAEATVWNLGNEVFMLALTVAVVGGRSDGPLALGLVLMAGGVGAFLGAGLSARLTGWAGYGRSLVVSMLLGNTAPLVGVLLSGSTSLRSLVVLAVAFLVSGLGIGVANSQAVTVRQLAVPARLRGRVNSAYRLLSWGALSVGALVAGVLVTVWGAWPTALAGTVLMAVATLPVALSPVRGMRDLDDEPEPTPAATPQE, from the coding sequence TTGGGGCGCTGGCGGTGCTCCACATGCTCGCGGACTTCTTCCTTCCTGCCCCACGTCGTCACACCGGAGCAGCTGCCGGACGCCAACGCGCGGATCACCGCGACGCAGTCGGCCGTCGGCATCGGCGGGTCCGGCCTGGGTGGTGCGCTCGTGCAGGCGGTGACGGCGCCGGTCGCCGTGCTGGTCAACGCCGCGACCCATCTCGTCTCGGCGCTGCTGTTGCGCCGCGTCCGGCTGGCGGAGCCGGAGGTGGAGCCCTCGGAGGGAGGCACGCTGGCGCAGGCGAAGGAGGGTCTGGTCACGATGTTGCGCCACCGCGTCGTGCGGGCGCTGGCCGCGGAGGCGACGGTGTGGAACCTCGGCAACGAGGTCTTCATGCTGGCGCTGACCGTCGCGGTGGTGGGCGGGCGCAGCGACGGCCCGCTCGCGCTCGGGCTGGTCCTCATGGCGGGAGGGGTCGGGGCCTTCCTCGGGGCCGGACTGAGTGCCCGGCTGACCGGCTGGGCGGGCTACGGACGCTCGCTCGTGGTGTCCATGCTGCTGGGCAACACCGCCCCGCTGGTCGGGGTGCTGCTCAGCGGGAGCACGAGCCTGCGGTCCCTGGTCGTGCTGGCGGTGGCCTTCCTGGTCTCCGGGCTCGGCATCGGGGTGGCGAACTCGCAGGCGGTGACGGTGCGTCAGCTCGCGGTGCCCGCTCGGCTGCGGGGGCGGGTCAACTCGGCCTACCGGTTGCTCTCCTGGGGTGCGCTGTCGGTCGGGGCGCTGGTCGCCGGCGTGCTCGTGACGGTGTGGGGCGCCTGGCCGACGGCGCTGGCCGGCACGGTGCTCATGGCGGTGGCGACGCTCCCGGTGGCGCTCTCCCCGGTGCGGGGTATGCGTGACCTGGACGACGAGCCGGAGCCCACGCCCGCCGCGACGCCCCAGGAATAG
- a CDS encoding CGNR zinc finger domain-containing protein: MPTRPAPSAPGQLELVRSFVNTLDVEADVDQLADAESWATWAVSHGIPEPASRSELARLRDLREAMRTGLLANHDRAPLPPCVRQSLDDALLWSRARPILGTVGITLEVGATGARGLAGRLLAIVGDALADGTWSRLKACRDDSCRWAFYDRSRSRTGQWCSMDVCGNRNKQARWRDRQG, encoded by the coding sequence ATGCCGACACGACCTGCCCCGAGCGCCCCGGGCCAGCTCGAGCTGGTGCGCAGCTTCGTCAACACGCTCGACGTCGAGGCCGACGTCGACCAGCTGGCCGACGCGGAGTCATGGGCCACCTGGGCGGTGAGTCACGGCATACCCGAGCCGGCGTCGCGGTCCGAGCTGGCGCGGCTGCGGGACCTGCGCGAGGCGATGCGGACCGGCCTGCTGGCCAACCACGACCGCGCGCCATTGCCGCCCTGCGTCCGGCAGAGCCTTGACGACGCCCTCCTCTGGTCGCGGGCCCGTCCGATTCTGGGCACGGTCGGCATCACGCTGGAGGTGGGCGCCACCGGAGCGCGCGGCCTCGCCGGGCGGCTCCTGGCGATCGTTGGCGACGCCCTGGCCGACGGGACGTGGTCACGCCTCAAGGCCTGCCGTGACGACAGCTGCCGGTGGGCGTTCTACGACCGGTCCCGCTCCCGCACCGGCCAGTGGTGCTCGATGGACGTCTGCGGCAACCGCAACAAGCAGGCCCGCTGGCGGGACCGTCAGGGCTGA
- a CDS encoding type II toxin-antitoxin system PemK/MazF family toxin: protein MLARGDVYEVPHDRRARGHEQRGRRLGVVVQSEDLPLSTVILAPTSVSAPERTFRPSISIGDRPTRVLVEQLRAVDTGRLGARVGHLTAAEMATVEDALDMVLALDLRRH, encoded by the coding sequence ATGCTGGCGCGCGGTGACGTCTACGAGGTGCCGCACGATCGTCGAGCGCGAGGACATGAGCAGCGGGGGCGCAGGCTCGGAGTCGTCGTGCAGTCCGAGGACCTTCCGCTCTCCACGGTGATCCTCGCGCCGACGTCGGTGTCGGCGCCCGAGCGCACCTTCCGACCCTCGATCTCGATCGGCGACCGACCGACGCGCGTGCTCGTCGAGCAGCTGCGGGCCGTCGACACCGGTCGGCTGGGCGCCCGGGTCGGGCACCTCACTGCTGCTGAGATGGCGACGGTGGAGGACGCGCTCGACATGGTCCTGGCGCTCGACCTGCGCCGGCACTGA
- a CDS encoding GNAT family N-acetyltransferase, which produces MTDDPGAEAYRLRAVRDGDAAAVLEAFRSAPDMARQGEVSDLGSARGYVTWLQAEGRRGYAVTCADRLVGVVGVTVDEANRIGWVFYWMHAEHRGRRVMGRAVATVCDRLLADGLERFELGHRVDNPASGGVARAAGFLPEGRERGKFLIDGERVDVLTYGRLRSDPASRHAPLEVQVQPDVAGIHSLL; this is translated from the coding sequence GTGACCGACGATCCTGGAGCAGAGGCATACCGGCTGCGCGCCGTGCGCGACGGCGACGCCGCGGCCGTGCTCGAGGCCTTCCGCAGCGCCCCGGACATGGCGCGCCAGGGCGAGGTCAGCGATCTCGGGTCGGCGCGGGGTTACGTCACCTGGCTGCAGGCGGAGGGGAGGCGAGGGTATGCCGTGACCTGCGCCGACCGGCTCGTGGGCGTGGTCGGCGTCACCGTGGACGAGGCCAACCGCATTGGGTGGGTCTTCTACTGGATGCACGCCGAGCACCGCGGCCGGCGCGTCATGGGGCGGGCCGTCGCCACGGTGTGCGACCGCCTCCTGGCCGACGGCCTGGAGCGGTTCGAGCTCGGGCACCGCGTCGACAACCCGGCCTCCGGCGGGGTGGCCCGGGCGGCTGGCTTCCTGCCGGAGGGGCGCGAGCGGGGGAAATTCCTCATCGACGGCGAGCGGGTGGACGTCCTGACCTACGGCCGGCTCAGGAGTGACCCGGCATCCAGGCACGCACCTCTCGAGGTACAGGTGCAGCCCGACGTCGCGGGTATCCACAGCCTGCTGTAA
- the leuE gene encoding leucine efflux protein LeuE yields MLLGIPDYGTFFVAALLIILLPGPNSMFVLSEAARRGIGRGWSAAAGVFVGDSVLMGLTFLGAASLLQGNPVVFSVVKYLGAAYLAWIGFRLVRAGIAAFGQQQPATAEETVAPPRRGGSFLTALVLSLLNPKAILFFVAFFVQFLRPDSARPLLDFLVLATTMQVLSMIYLGLLIVGGTALARGFSRHRRTSGGLTGLVGAVFVGFGVKLAAASL; encoded by the coding sequence GTGCTCCTGGGGATCCCTGACTACGGGACGTTCTTCGTCGCCGCGCTGCTCATCATCTTGCTGCCCGGGCCGAACTCGATGTTCGTGCTGTCCGAGGCGGCTCGTCGCGGCATCGGTCGAGGCTGGTCGGCCGCGGCCGGTGTCTTCGTGGGCGACTCGGTGCTCATGGGGCTCACCTTCCTCGGCGCCGCCTCGCTGCTGCAGGGCAACCCCGTGGTCTTCAGCGTCGTGAAGTACCTCGGCGCGGCCTACCTCGCCTGGATCGGCTTCCGCCTGGTGCGGGCCGGCATCGCCGCCTTCGGCCAGCAGCAGCCCGCGACGGCGGAGGAGACGGTGGCCCCGCCCCGGCGCGGCGGCTCCTTCCTCACGGCGCTGGTGCTGAGCCTGCTCAACCCCAAGGCCATCCTGTTCTTCGTCGCCTTCTTCGTGCAGTTCCTCCGCCCGGACTCGGCACGGCCACTGCTCGACTTCCTCGTGCTCGCGACGACGATGCAGGTGCTGAGCATGATCTACCTCGGTCTGCTCATCGTGGGCGGCACCGCGCTCGCCCGCGGTTTCAGCCGGCACCGCCGCACCTCGGGCGGCCTGACCGGGCTCGTCGGCGCGGTCTTCGTCGGCTTCGGCGTCAAGCTCGCCGCCGCCTCGCTCTGA
- a CDS encoding cation:proton antiporter, producing the protein MGALSGMVSIVLVVALAVLAFSVLAGRLTGTPVTMPMLFTTAGLLLGPAVLDVVRLDVEDEVVSVLAEATLVLVLFTDASRLDLRTVVREHSLALRLLLIGLPAAVLIGTGVGWLLLPSMPLIALALLAATLAPTDAALGQSFVESPSVPQRIRQTLNVESGLNDGLVVPFVVILIDVALAQTDTAAGYVVLLAQIVGLGVLVGGLTGWLGGRLLGWAHERSWTTAPSLRLGVVAVAGCSYAAAELMGGNGFVSAFVAGAVLGATSRPVLEHTTTFAQSEGQLLTLLTFLLFGGAIASDLVADLDPGHLIYALASLLVVRMLATTVALLGSGVSAPTVLYVGWAGPRGLASIVYAVLVVTTAGLPMSEEIFVVAGWTILLSVYLHGLSAAWVSRRYGDRVSQAPEDRPEHRHISLLPLRLQRAEHRSR; encoded by the coding sequence GTGGGAGCGCTGAGCGGCATGGTGTCGATCGTCCTGGTGGTGGCCCTCGCGGTCCTCGCCTTCAGCGTGCTGGCCGGGCGGCTCACGGGCACCCCGGTCACGATGCCGATGCTCTTCACCACCGCCGGACTCCTGCTCGGCCCGGCTGTGCTGGATGTCGTGCGGCTCGACGTGGAGGACGAGGTGGTGAGCGTCCTGGCGGAGGCGACGCTGGTCCTGGTGCTCTTCACCGACGCCTCCCGGCTCGATCTGCGGACCGTGGTCCGCGAGCACAGTCTGGCGCTGCGGCTGCTGCTGATCGGGCTGCCGGCGGCGGTGCTCATCGGCACCGGGGTGGGGTGGCTGCTGCTGCCCTCGATGCCCCTCATCGCGCTGGCCCTCCTCGCCGCCACGCTGGCACCCACCGACGCCGCGCTCGGCCAGTCCTTCGTGGAGAGCCCCTCGGTGCCCCAGCGCATCCGCCAGACGCTCAACGTCGAGAGCGGGCTCAACGACGGTTTGGTGGTCCCCTTCGTCGTGATCCTCATCGACGTCGCCCTGGCGCAGACCGACACCGCGGCGGGGTATGTCGTCCTGCTCGCGCAGATCGTCGGCCTGGGTGTGCTCGTCGGCGGACTGACCGGCTGGCTGGGCGGGCGGCTCCTGGGCTGGGCGCACGAGCGGTCGTGGACGACCGCACCGTCACTGCGGCTCGGGGTAGTGGCGGTGGCCGGCTGCTCCTACGCAGCGGCCGAGCTGATGGGCGGCAACGGCTTCGTCTCCGCCTTCGTGGCCGGCGCGGTCCTCGGAGCGACGTCCCGCCCCGTGCTGGAGCACACCACCACGTTCGCGCAGTCCGAGGGCCAGCTGTTGACGTTGCTCACCTTCCTGCTCTTCGGTGGCGCGATCGCCAGTGACCTCGTCGCCGACCTCGACCCGGGCCACCTGATCTACGCGCTGGCCAGCCTGCTGGTCGTGCGGATGCTGGCGACGACGGTGGCGCTGCTGGGCAGCGGGGTGAGCGCGCCGACCGTGCTCTACGTCGGTTGGGCCGGGCCGCGGGGGCTGGCGTCGATCGTCTACGCCGTCCTCGTGGTGACGACGGCGGGCCTGCCCATGTCGGAGGAGATCTTCGTCGTCGCCGGGTGGACCATCCTGCTCAGCGTCTACCTCCACGGGCTCAGCGCGGCCTGGGTCAGCCGGCGCTACGGGGACCGGGTGAGCCAGGCGCCCGAGGACCGGCCGGAGCACCGGCACATCAGCCTGCTGCCGCTGCGTCTGCAGCGGGCGGAGCACCGCTCCCGCTGA
- a CDS encoding Lrp/AsnC family transcriptional regulator yields MPEDRSSDQSPAVASPAGQVAPALDDTDRAIVAELRRDGRLSVRALAERVHISRATAYTRLERLHRDKVITGYAAQVDPDKLGLATAAYVSVSIEQGSWREVLDALEVLPGVERVALVGAEFDMLVEVRARDNHELRDVVLGRIQGVSGVRATRTWLIFEEWER; encoded by the coding sequence ATGCCTGAGGACCGATCGTCCGATCAGTCACCGGCCGTGGCGTCGCCTGCCGGACAGGTGGCGCCGGCGCTCGACGACACGGACCGTGCGATCGTCGCCGAGCTGCGCCGGGACGGACGGCTGTCGGTGCGCGCGCTCGCCGAGCGGGTCCACATCAGCCGGGCGACGGCATACACCCGGCTGGAGCGGTTGCACCGGGACAAGGTGATCACCGGTTATGCCGCGCAGGTCGACCCCGACAAGCTCGGCCTGGCGACCGCGGCCTACGTGTCGGTCTCGATCGAGCAGGGGAGCTGGCGGGAGGTGCTCGACGCCCTCGAGGTGCTGCCGGGGGTGGAGCGGGTGGCGCTGGTGGGGGCGGAGTTCGACATGCTCGTCGAGGTGCGGGCACGCGACAACCACGAGCTGCGCGACGTCGTCCTCGGCCGGATCCAGGGGGTGTCCGGGGTCCGCGCCACCCGGACCTGGCTGATCTTCGAGGAGTGGGAGCGCTGA
- the pdhA gene encoding pyruvate dehydrogenase (acetyl-transferring) E1 component subunit alpha: protein MSDITHLLPCPEPVQLIAADGTAVETSEQARERGYAMPEAEDLLAVWRAMVIGRRFDAQATALTKQGRLAVYPSSRGQDACQVAPVLALGEQDWLFPTYRDSMALVTHGIDPVEVLTLLRGDWHCGYDPQATRTAPQCTPLATQAVHAAGAAHGLARRGTDALALCLIGDGATSEGDFHEGLNFAAVFEAPTVFLVQNNKYAISVPLAKQTKAPALAYKGVGYGVRSEQVDGNDPAAVLAVMRAAYAHARAGHGPVLVEAHTYRMEAHTNADDATRYRTKDEVDGWTGQDPIVRLQAYLVEQGHLDDARIEEVRAEAEELAADLRTRMNAEPTVEPLELFDHVYAEPTPQLREQREMVRTELAGTATAAHGSTQTEDAR, encoded by the coding sequence ATGAGCGACATCACCCACCTGCTGCCCTGCCCCGAGCCGGTGCAGCTGATCGCCGCCGACGGCACCGCCGTGGAGACGAGCGAGCAGGCGCGCGAGCGCGGCTACGCGATGCCGGAGGCCGAGGACCTGCTCGCCGTCTGGCGCGCGATGGTCATCGGCCGCCGCTTCGACGCCCAGGCGACCGCGCTGACCAAGCAGGGCCGGCTCGCGGTCTACCCCAGCTCCCGCGGCCAGGACGCCTGCCAGGTCGCCCCGGTCCTGGCGCTCGGCGAGCAGGACTGGCTCTTCCCCACCTACCGCGACTCGATGGCGCTGGTCACCCACGGCATCGACCCGGTCGAGGTGCTGACGCTGCTGCGCGGTGACTGGCACTGCGGCTACGACCCGCAGGCCACCCGCACCGCCCCGCAGTGCACCCCGCTCGCCACCCAGGCGGTCCACGCCGCCGGGGCCGCCCACGGCCTGGCCCGCCGCGGCACCGACGCGCTCGCGCTGTGCCTCATCGGGGACGGCGCGACCAGCGAGGGCGACTTCCACGAGGGCCTCAACTTCGCCGCCGTCTTCGAGGCGCCGACGGTCTTCCTCGTGCAGAACAACAAGTACGCCATCTCCGTCCCGCTCGCCAAGCAGACCAAGGCCCCGGCGCTCGCCTACAAGGGCGTCGGCTACGGCGTGCGCAGCGAGCAGGTCGACGGCAACGACCCGGCCGCGGTGCTCGCGGTCATGCGGGCGGCGTATGCCCACGCCCGCGCCGGCCACGGCCCGGTCCTCGTCGAGGCGCACACCTACCGCATGGAGGCGCACACCAACGCCGACGACGCGACCCGCTACCGCACCAAGGACGAGGTCGACGGGTGGACCGGGCAGGACCCGATCGTCCGGCTCCAGGCATACCTCGTCGAGCAGGGGCACCTCGACGACGCCCGGATCGAGGAGGTGCGCGCGGAGGCCGAGGAGCTCGCGGCCGACCTGCGGACCCGCATGAACGCCGAGCCGACCGTGGAGCCGCTCGAGCTCTTCGACCACGTGTATGCCGAGCCCACGCCGCAGCTGCGCGAGCAGCGCGAGATGGTCCGCACCGAGCTCGCGGGCACCGCCACGGCGGCGCACGGGAGCACCCAGACGGAGGACGCGAGATGA
- a CDS encoding alpha-ketoacid dehydrogenase subunit beta, with protein MSPTTYAKALNAALRDALTEDPDVLVMGEDVGALGGVFRITDGLTRDFGEDRCVDTPLAEAGIAGFAVGLAMQGFRPVVEMQFDAFGYPAFEQVTSHIAKMRNRTRGALPMPLVIRIPYAGGIGGVEHHCDSSEGYYVHTPGLHVVTPATPADAYSLLRESIASDDPVVFMEPKSQYYTKADLELPTSTEPIGQAAVRREGSDVTLVTYGPQLATALKAAEVAAAEEDWDVEVIDLRTLVPFDDATVEASVRRTGRAVVLAEAQGFAGMGAEIAARVQERCFHSLAAPVLRVSGLDIPYPPPKLEHTHLPGVDRILDTIARLQWDDEPDHTHTPAEVSA; from the coding sequence ATGAGCCCGACCACCTACGCCAAGGCGCTCAACGCCGCGCTGCGCGACGCGCTGACCGAGGACCCGGACGTGCTCGTCATGGGCGAGGACGTCGGCGCGCTCGGCGGCGTCTTCCGCATCACCGACGGCCTCACCCGGGACTTCGGCGAGGACCGCTGCGTCGACACCCCGCTGGCCGAGGCCGGGATCGCCGGCTTCGCCGTCGGGCTCGCGATGCAGGGCTTCCGGCCCGTGGTCGAGATGCAGTTCGACGCCTTCGGCTACCCCGCCTTCGAGCAGGTCACCTCGCACATCGCCAAGATGCGCAACCGGACCCGCGGCGCACTGCCGATGCCGCTGGTCATCCGGATCCCGTATGCCGGGGGCATCGGCGGCGTCGAGCACCACTGCGACTCCTCCGAGGGCTACTACGTCCACACGCCGGGGCTGCACGTCGTCACCCCCGCGACGCCGGCCGACGCCTACTCGCTGCTGCGCGAGTCCATCGCCTCCGACGACCCGGTCGTCTTCATGGAGCCGAAGAGCCAGTACTACACCAAGGCCGACCTCGAGCTGCCCACGAGCACCGAGCCGATCGGGCAGGCCGCGGTGCGCCGTGAGGGGTCCGACGTCACGCTCGTGACCTACGGCCCGCAGCTCGCGACCGCGCTCAAGGCGGCCGAGGTCGCCGCCGCCGAGGAGGACTGGGACGTCGAGGTCATCGACCTGCGCACACTCGTGCCCTTCGACGACGCGACCGTGGAGGCCTCGGTGCGCCGGACCGGGCGGGCCGTCGTGCTCGCCGAGGCGCAGGGCTTCGCCGGGATGGGCGCCGAGATCGCCGCCCGGGTGCAGGAGCGCTGCTTCCACAGCCTCGCCGCGCCGGTGCTGCGGGTCAGCGGGCTGGACATCCCCTACCCGCCGCCCAAGCTGGAGCACACCCACCTGCCCGGGGTCGACCGCATCCTCGACACCATCGCCCGGCTGCAGTGGGACGACGAGCCCGACCACACGCATACCCCGGCGGAGGTGTCGGCATGA
- a CDS encoding dihydrolipoamide acetyltransferase family protein, which yields MTQVFRLPDLGEGLTEAEIVEWHVSAGDEVVVDQEVVTVETAKAAVSVPCPYAGTVAQVHAEAGQVLPVGEPLITIGAEVAAGDGAGADINTAASARSRADGEVGPQGAGGEQYREEERAGAELPEDEPERPLIGYGAGEGPARRARPGGRRRGAAATRPDTPSVRDTTSRPDTPAARPDHPAAVRVISPLVRRLAADRGVDIAEVPPGPTGVIRKADLTAYLERTDGVSGRQDDLTDGVSGRGGQQAAGVPGREERRIPIQGVQRLMVERLSTSRHEIPDATTWVDVDATRLMKAKDALKAARPDADIGVLPLLARITVAGLRAYPALNSSVDTEAGEIVHHGAVNLGFAAQSPRGLVVPVVHGADALTTAELAAALRELTVRARDGKLSPAQLTGGTFTLNNYGVFGVDGSTPIINHPEAAMLGVGRIVDKPWAHRGKVKVRKVTQLSFTFDHRVCDGGTAGGFLRFVADCVEQPAALLADL from the coding sequence ATGACGCAGGTCTTCCGGCTGCCCGACCTGGGCGAGGGGCTCACCGAGGCCGAGATCGTCGAGTGGCACGTCAGCGCTGGTGACGAGGTCGTCGTCGACCAGGAGGTCGTCACCGTCGAGACGGCCAAGGCCGCGGTCTCGGTCCCCTGCCCGTATGCCGGCACCGTCGCCCAGGTGCACGCCGAGGCTGGGCAGGTGCTGCCCGTCGGCGAGCCGCTCATCACGATCGGCGCCGAGGTGGCCGCCGGTGACGGCGCTGGTGCCGACATCAACACTGCTGCGAGCGCCCGCTCGCGGGCCGACGGTGAGGTCGGCCCGCAGGGTGCCGGCGGTGAGCAGTACCGCGAGGAGGAGCGCGCCGGGGCCGAGCTGCCCGAGGACGAGCCCGAGCGGCCGCTCATCGGCTACGGCGCGGGCGAGGGCCCGGCCCGCCGCGCCCGGCCCGGCGGCCGACGCCGAGGCGCCGCGGCGACCCGACCGGACACCCCGTCCGTCCGCGACACCACCTCCCGACCGGACACTCCTGCTGCCCGCCCGGACCACCCGGCCGCCGTCCGCGTCATCTCCCCGCTGGTGCGCAGGCTGGCCGCGGATCGGGGCGTCGACATCGCCGAGGTGCCGCCCGGCCCGACCGGCGTGATCCGCAAGGCCGACCTCACGGCATACCTCGAGCGGACCGACGGGGTGTCCGGTCGCCAGGACGACCTGACCGACGGGGTGTCGGGTCGCGGTGGACAGCAGGCAGCAGGGGTGCCCGGTCGCGAGGAGCGGCGCATCCCGATCCAGGGGGTGCAGCGCCTCATGGTCGAGCGGCTCTCGACCTCGCGCCACGAGATCCCGGATGCCACGACCTGGGTGGACGTCGACGCCACCCGGCTCATGAAGGCCAAGGACGCGCTGAAGGCGGCCCGCCCCGACGCGGACATCGGCGTGCTCCCCCTGCTCGCCCGGATCACCGTGGCCGGGCTGCGGGCCTACCCCGCCCTCAACTCCTCGGTCGACACCGAGGCCGGCGAGATCGTCCACCACGGCGCGGTCAACCTGGGCTTCGCGGCGCAGAGCCCACGCGGCCTGGTGGTGCCCGTCGTCCACGGCGCCGACGCCCTGACGACGGCCGAGCTGGCCGCCGCGCTGCGTGAGCTGACGGTCCGCGCCCGGGACGGCAAGCTGTCCCCCGCGCAGCTGACGGGAGGCACGTTCACGCTCAACAACTACGGCGTCTTCGGGGTGGACGGCTCGACGCCGATCATCAACCACCCCGAGGCCGCGATGCTCGGCGTGGGCCGGATCGTGGACAAGCCGTGGGCGCACCGGGGCAAGGTCAAGGTCCGCAAGGTGACCCAGCTGTCCTTCACCTTCGACCACCGGGTGTGCGACGGCGGCACGGCGGGCGGGTTCCTGCGGTTCGTGGCTGACTGCGTGGAGCAGCCGGCGGCCCTCCTCGCCGACCTCTGA
- a CDS encoding cell wall-binding repeat-containing protein: protein MDRVGGADRYATAALLARDADPGGRVFLTSGRDFPDALAAAAKAGARGEAVLLTGGARLPAATRAALLRLEPSEILVVGGEGAVPRTVLDEAAELAPTERVSGPGRYETAAAVAQVEPVQRRGSVFIATGEDFPDALAAAARAGQQEAPVLLVRHDEIPEATAAALRDLDPARIVVVGGEGAVAGTVEEDLEELGSSVQRIGGDDRYATAALLAGRGAEVLHVGSGLTFADALAAGPVAAAQGGAVLLTAPGRVPTATREALERIAPERLVLTGGAGAVGEDVRRTLLRLTS, encoded by the coding sequence GTGGACCGCGTCGGCGGCGCGGACCGGTATGCGACCGCGGCCCTGCTCGCGCGGGACGCCGACCCGGGTGGTCGGGTCTTCCTCACGAGCGGTCGTGACTTCCCGGACGCCCTGGCCGCCGCGGCCAAGGCGGGCGCCCGGGGTGAGGCCGTGCTCCTCACCGGTGGTGCCCGGCTGCCGGCGGCCACCCGCGCGGCGCTGCTGCGGCTCGAGCCGAGCGAGATCCTCGTGGTCGGCGGCGAGGGCGCCGTGCCCCGGACCGTCCTGGATGAGGCCGCCGAGCTGGCCCCGACGGAGCGGGTGTCCGGGCCCGGCCGCTACGAGACCGCCGCCGCCGTGGCCCAGGTGGAGCCCGTGCAGCGGCGGGGCAGCGTCTTCATCGCCACGGGGGAGGACTTCCCGGACGCGCTCGCCGCAGCCGCACGGGCCGGCCAGCAGGAGGCGCCCGTGCTGCTCGTGCGTCACGACGAGATCCCCGAGGCGACCGCGGCCGCGCTGCGTGACCTCGACCCCGCGCGCATCGTCGTCGTCGGCGGGGAGGGCGCGGTGGCCGGCACGGTCGAGGAGGACCTGGAGGAGCTCGGCAGCAGCGTGCAGCGGATCGGTGGGGATGACCGGTACGCCACCGCAGCCCTGCTCGCGGGCCGGGGTGCCGAGGTGCTGCACGTCGGGTCCGGTCTGACCTTCGCCGACGCGCTGGCGGCCGGGCCGGTCGCTGCCGCCCAGGGCGGCGCCGTCCTGCTGACGGCCCCGGGCAGGGTGCCGACCGCGACCCGGGAGGCGCTGGAGCGGATCGCGCCCGAGCGGCTCGTGCTCACCGGCGGGGCCGGCGCGGTCGGCGAGGACGTCCGGCGGACCCTCCTGCGGCTGACCTCCTGA